The following are encoded together in the Canis aureus isolate CA01 chromosome 30, VMU_Caureus_v.1.0, whole genome shotgun sequence genome:
- the KCNJ15 gene encoding ATP-sensitive inward rectifier potassium channel 15: MMDAIHISMSSAPLVKHTAGAGLKANRPRVMSKSGHSNVRIDKVDGIYLLYLQDLWTTVIDMKWRYKLTLFAATFVMTWFLFGVIYYAIAFIHGDLEPSEDVSNHTPCIMKVDSLTGAFLFSLESQTTIGYGVRSITEECPHAIFLLVAQLVITTLIEIFITGTFLAKIARPKKRAETIKFSHCAVITKQNGKLCLVIQVANMRKSLLIQCQLSGKLLQTHVTKEGERILLNQATVKFHVDSSSESPFLILPMTFYHVLDETSPLRDLTPQNLKEKEFELVVLLNATVESTSAVCQSRTSYIPEEIYWGFEFVPVVSLSKNGKYVADFSQFEQIRKSPDCTFYCADSEKQKLEEKYRQEDQRERELRTLLLQQSNV; encoded by the coding sequence ATGATGGATGCCATTCACATCAGTATGTCCAGTGCTCCCCTGGTGAAGCACACGGCAGGAGCTGGGCTCAAAGCCAACAGGCCCCGAGTCATGTCCAAGAGTGGGCACAGCAATGTGAGAATTGACAAAGTGGATGGCATATACTTACTCTACCTTCAAGACTTGTGGACAACTGTCATTGACATGAAGTGGAGATATAAGCTCACCCTGTTTGCCGCCACATTCGTGATGACCTGGTTCCTTTTTGGAGTGATCTACTATGCCATTGCTTTTATTCATGGGGATTTAGAACCAAGTGAGGATGTTTCAAATCACACCCCCTGCATCATGAAAGTAGACTCTCTCACTGGagcatttctgttttctctggaaTCCCAGACTACCATTGGCTATGGAGTCCGCTCCATCACTGAGGAATGCCCTCATGCCATTTTTTTGTTGGTTGCTCAGCTGGTCATTACGACCCTGATTGAGATCTTCATCACGGGCACCTTTCTGGCCAAGATTGCCAGACCCAAAAAGCGGGCAGAGACCATCAAGTTCAGCCACTGTGCGGTCATTACCAAGCAGAATGGGAAGCTGTGTTTGGTGATCCAGGTGGCGAACATGAGGAAGAGCCTCCTGATTCAGTGCCAGCTCTCAGGCAAGCTCCTCCAGACCCATGTCACCAAGGAGGGGGAGCGGATTCTGCTCAACCAAGCCACTGTCAAATTCCATGTGGACTCCTCTTCTGAGAGCCCCTTCCTCATCTTGCCCATGACATTCTACCACGTATTGGATGAGACGAGCCCCCTGAGAGATCTCACACCCCAGAACCTGAAGGAGAAGGAGTTTGAACTCGTGGTCCTCCTCAACGCCACCGTGGAATCCACCAGCGCAGTCTGCCAGAGTCGCACATCTTATATCCCAGAAGAGATCTACTGGGGCTTCGAGTTTGTGCCTGtggtttctctctcaaaaaatggAAAGTATGTGGCTGATTTCAGCCAGTTTGAACAGATCCGGAAGAGCCCGGATTGCACCTTTTACTGCGCAGATTCTGAGAAGCAGAAACTGGAAGAGAAGTACAGGCAGGAggatcagagggaaagggaacTGAGAACTCTTCTGTTACAACAGAGCAATGTCTGA